In Bacillus sp. DX3.1, the following proteins share a genomic window:
- a CDS encoding CidA/LrgA family holin-like protein, translating into MKFTKIIVQVAALYVFYMIGTWVQEMLQIPIPGSLIGMFLLLVLLGLKVLPVKWFDLGAETLVALMPFLLIPPTIGLMNYGAFFMSKGISLFITIVASTFLIIIVAGHTGQYLANRKEKEVK; encoded by the coding sequence ATGAAATTTACAAAGATTATTGTCCAAGTTGCAGCTCTTTATGTGTTTTACATGATTGGGACATGGGTGCAAGAGATGTTACAGATTCCAATTCCGGGGAGTTTAATCGGAATGTTTCTATTACTTGTCTTACTAGGACTAAAAGTCCTTCCTGTGAAATGGTTCGACTTAGGCGCAGAAACGCTCGTTGCTCTTATGCCGTTTTTATTAATTCCACCGACGATTGGTTTAATGAATTACGGTGCTTTTTTTATGAGTAAAGGAATTTCCCTTTTCATTACTATTGTTGCAAGCACATTTTTAATTATTATCGTAGCAGGACATACAGGACAGTATCTTGCGAATAGAAAGGAAAAAGAAGTGAAATGA